In one Brassica oleracea var. oleracea cultivar TO1000 chromosome C9, BOL, whole genome shotgun sequence genomic region, the following are encoded:
- the LOC106318690 gene encoding L-ascorbate oxidase-like yields MSVIVWWLVTAVMVAAHSASAGSAGVVELYWEVENQFRSPDCTEGVVIAINGTFPGPTIYANAGDTVIIHVKNKLSTENVVIHWHGIRQNGTPWSDGAAGVTQCPINPGETFTYKFTVDKAGTHFYHGHYGMQRSAGLYGMMVVRSLKETLHYDKFEEFNLLLSDWWHLSSTLQELSLSSKPMRWIGEPQSLLINGRGQFDCSQAGYFNEGGLKECNFTKDDPCAPTTLRVKPNKVYRLRIASTTSLASLNLAVEGHQLEVVEADGNYVAPFTVDDIDIYSGETYSVLLRTHNPSPPRKYWISVGVRGRKPNTPQALTVLHYAGASESERLPFPPRETPRWDDYNRSKNFSKKIFAAKGYPPPPEKSNAQLFLLNTQNLMEGYTKWAINNLSLSVPATPYIGSIRYGVKPEYLKFPGPEIIENYDIDNPPVNPNTTVSSGIYNLAMGMVVDVILQNANVLEGNVSEVHPWHLHGHDFWILGYGEGKFRPGVDDKRYNLTNAPLRNTVALYPYGWTALRFVTDNPGVWFFHCHIEPHLHMGMGVVFAEGVDQIAKMNIPREALGCGSTREMFMNQGRH; encoded by the exons ATGTCGGTAATTGTGTGGTGGCTAGTCACGGCGGTTATGGTTGCGGCTCACTCGGCCTCCGCCGGATCCGCCGGAGTTGTAGAATTGTACTGGGAGGTCGAGAATCAATTCCGGTCTCCGGATTGTACAGAAGGCGTCGTTATTGCCATCAACGGTACGTTTCCAGGGCCAACGATTTATGCTAACGCCGGAGACACAGTCATCATTCACGTCAAAAATAAACTCTCCACCGAAAATGTTGTCATCCATTGGCACGGCATACGTCAG AATGGCACTCCATGGTCAGATGGAGCAGCGGGTGTGACGCAATGTCCCATTAATCCTGGAGAGACTTTCACTTATAAATTCACTGTTGATAAG GCAGGAACACATTTCTACCACGGACACTACGGGATGCAGAGATCGGCTGGACTGTACGGGATGATGGTGGTGAGATCGCTCAAAGAGACTTTGCATTACGATAAATTCGAAGAGTTTAATCTGTTGCTCAGTGATTGGTGGCATCTAAGTAGTACCTTGCAAGAACTCTCTCTTTCTTCGAAGCCTATGCGTTGGATTGGGGAGCCTCAGAGTCTGTTGATCAACGGAAGAGGACAGTTCGATTGCTCACAAGCGGGGTATTTTAACGAGGGAGGCTTGAAAGAGTGTAACTTTACAAAAGATGATCCTTGCGCACCTACAACTCTAAGGGTCAAGCCTAATAAAGTATATCGCCTTCGGATCGCTAGCACCACTTCTCTTGCTTCCCTCAACTTAGCCGTTGAA GGACACCAACTAGAGGTCGTTGAAGCCGACGGCAACTACGTCGCTCCGTTCACCGTCGACGACATTGACATCTATTCCGGCGAGACCTATTCCGTTCTTCTCCGAACACATAATCCATCTCCTCCTAGAAAGTACTGGATCTCAGTCGGCGTTCGTGGCCGGAAACCCAACACTCCTCAAGCACTCACCGTGTTGCACTATGCCGGTGCTTCTGAATCCGAACGCTTACCTTTTCCACCGCGGGAGACTCCCAGGTGGGACGACTACAACCGGAGCAAAAACTTCTCCAAGAAAATATTCGCCGCGAAAGGATATCCACCGCCACCTGAGAAATCAAACGCGCAGCTCTTCCTCCTCAACACTCAGAATCTCATGGAAGGCTACACAAAGTGGGCTATCAACAACCTCTCCTTATCCGTCCCGGCGACGCCGTACATCGGATCCATCAGATACGGGGTAAAACCGGAGTATTTAAAATTTCCGGGACCAGAGATCATAGAGAACTACGATATCGATAATCCTCCGGTGAATCCCAACACCACCGTAAGTAGCGGTATCTACAATCTCGCGATGGGGATGGTCGTGGACGTGATACTCCAAAACGCTAACGTTTTAGAAGGTAACGTCAGCGAGGTTCATCCGTGGCATCTCCACGGCCACGACTTTTGGATTTTGGGCTACGGCGAAGGGAAGTTTCGGCCAGGAGTCGACGACAAGAGGTATAATCTGACGAACGCGCCGTTACGGAATACGGTGGCGTTGTATCCGTACGGATGGACGGCGTTAAGATTTGTAACGGACAATCCTGGGGTTTGGTTTTTTCATTGTCACATTGAACCGCATTTGCATATGGGCATGGGTGTGGTTTTTGCCGAGGGAGTAGACCAGATCGCTAAGATGAATATACCGCGGGAGGCGCTAGGTTGTGGGTCAACCAGAGAAATGTTTATGAACCAGGGACGCCATTAG